GCTAgctgtggtggcagtggcaggTGAGTGGGTCCAACTTTAGACTCTAGGAGAAGTGCTCAGATGCCACCAGTGGTGCACTGGACTGGGAGAGTCCCAGACTCCTGGGTGATGTGCTCAAGTACTTGGGTGGGGGCAACCAGGCCTGCATGTGTCCTCAGGCCTCTTGTTGGTATTAAACACATTGGCTATGGTGTGCAGTAGTAGGGTAAGCCTAGGTGGAGGAGGCAGTGGGTGTGCTACTACAGAGGGTGGAGTTGCTTTTCCTGGGGGTAGCCATGGGCAGGCAGCTGGGGGtgtgggcttttagtgtacctcAGCCCATAGCAGTCTACACCTACAGCAGTTGCAGGCAGCAGAACTTGTCCTCAGGGTATATGAGAATGTGCAACCATTCAtctgcaggggtggggcagaATCGCTGCTAGTGTCTGTCATATTGGCCCAGGTTGCAGGGCAAGATGCAGTCTGGTGTGGGCTAGGCTCTCAAAATGGCGTCTTGTTGTTGTGTGCAGGACTTCAGGGCTTGTGGGACCCAGCAAGACCTCTCTTTCTGAAGCAATGCCTTTGTGTGGTTTCCAGGGACTCTGGGGGCCTACAAGGGTCATGCAGCTCTCCATTGGCTAGGATTATAGGATTTCATGGTGGGAATGTGGACCACTGGGAATCTCTCACTTACATTTTCCCTGCATTAGGAAGTCTCTTCTGGCTTTTCACTGATCTTGGCTAAGCAGACTGCCTTGCTCCCTGCCTTTCCCTTGCTTTAGGTGTTTGTTGccacttctctgttgaattccagtgtttTCTCTTGGATGATCTATTCAAAGAGTGATTATCTCTTCACTATTTTGGTTCTTTTAATTAAAGGAGGTAAGAGATGCTTCTAATCAGCCACATTGGCCCCTGTTTTGTTGCACTTTTGACTGATAGAATTTCTAAGCACAGGCATCagataaaaatttaacaaatgacTTGGATGGTCAGATGACAGAACTTGGGAACAAAAATGCAGTTGGAAATTTAATGGGTACCTACATGCAAGGGAACTAACTGCAGAGAGGCTGAACCCTGTTCTCCAAACTGATAATAAACTGCCCAAGTTATTAAATTATTGATAAATTCACAATCATGGAAGAGTTCCCCTAGGCACTGGGTTAAAAGAACAGCAGCTGGAAGCCAGATAAATTGAACAAATATATCATGTGCtgcaaaacaaatagaaaggagtttactatatattttatggtaTAAATATAGAGAAGACAGCTATCTACCACAACATAAAACCAACAACCATTAGAAGAATATAACAGATTTCAGAGtcactataattattatttataatgtcCTATTTTTGAACAAAGTgtctaaaaaatgcaaagaagcaGTAAAGTATAAGCTATGTCAATGAAAAATGGTGGTCAATTGAGACTGACTCCAAATAATTGTTGGATTTAGGCGACAACGACTTCAAAGAAGGTATTATAATATGTTCAAAGGCttaaaaatgcataaacaaaCCAACATAGAATCTAATCAGAAAAACATAAACTATATAAAAAAGGATAAACTCTATAGCTGAAAAAATACAGTCACTGTAATGATAAAATAACTAGATGGGTTTAAAAGTAGTTTACAGATGGCAAGcaggaaaaaattaattaagtaTATAATGCCTGTTCAAatgtttcatctatttttaaaattgggctattttacttcttatttatttataagagttctttgtacattctTGTTCAAGAGTTGGCAAGATCTTAAAGGCCAGAGAGAAATATCTTGGGCTCATTGGCCACACAATCTGTCATAACTACTCATCTCTGTCACTATAATACACAAGCAATACAGATGGTCAGCCAACGTTTGTAATTTTCTGATCTCTTTTCTGAACATAAGGCCTaagtgagatatatatatatactgcaaATATTATATCCgtttctgtgtttgtttgctgTCACTTAaagaacaaatgttttaaattttgatgaagtctaatgtATCAGTCAGcatgggctgccataacaaaatacttagACTAGGggcttaaacaatagacatttattttcttataattctaCAGAAACAGGATGCCAGCATGGTCAGTTTCTGAGGTCtcttctttaggtttttttttctgcttctcttcctccttccaccttAAGATagcccccagtgtctattgtccCCTTTTTttgcatccatgtgttctcatcatttagcttctgcttataagtgagaacatgcaacatttggttttctgttcttgtgttagtttgctaaggataatggcctccagctccatccatattgctgcaaaggacatgatcttgttcttttttaggactgcatagtatttcatggtgtatatgtaccacatttgctttatccagtctaccattgatgggcatttaggttgattccatgtgtattagtctgttctcatgttctcatactgctaagaaagacatacctgagactgcgtaatttataaaggaaagaggttttttttttttttttttttgagacggagtctggctctgttgcccaggctggagtgcagtggcatgatctccactcactgcaagctctgcctcccatgttcacacaattctcctgcctcagcctcctgagaagctgggactacaggcacctgccaccaggcccagctaattttttgtatttttagtagagacggggtttcaccgtgttagccaggatggtctcaatcaggaaagaggtttaactgactcgtaattccacatggctggggaggcctcacaatcatggtggaagcaaaggaggagcaaagtcacatcttagaaggtggcaggcaagagagaatgacagccaagcaaaagtggaaaccccttgTAAAACCATAATATcctatgagacttattcactaccaagagAAAAATATGGGGGAAACCAATCCCATGATTTAATTTTCTCCCACTGGGACCCTCCCACAAAacggaattatgggagctacaattcaagatgtgatttggatgaggacacagtcaaaccgtatcaccatgtccttgctattgtgaatagtgctgcaataaatacacATGGggatgtgtctttatgatagaatagtttatattcctttgggtatgtattagtccattttcatactgctctgaagacatacccaagactgagtaatttgtaaagaaaactgTGAGATTAGTAaactaacagttccacatggctggggaggcctcctagtcatggcagaaggcaaaggaggagcaaaggcatgtcttaatggtggcaggcaagagagtgtgtgcagaggagctgccctttataaaatgatcagatctagtgagacttattcactatcacaagaacttcatgggaaaaacctgccccatGTTTCAATGACCTCCCACaagatccctcccatgacatatggagattatgggagctacaattcaggatgagatttaggtgggacacagccaaaccatatcaaggtatatacccaggaatgagatttctgggtcaaatggtagttctgttttacctctttgaggaattaccacactgctttccacaatggctgaactaatttacactcccaccaacagtgtataagcgttcccttttctctgcaacctcaccagcatctggtttttttttgacttcttaatgattgccatcctgactggtatgagatggtatctcatggtgggtttgatttgcatttctctaatgatcaatgatattgagcttttttttcatatgcttgtatgtcttcttttgaaaatagtctgttcacgtcctttgcttttgtgggctttttgtttttgtcctgtAAGTTTGtgtaagtttcttatagattctggatattagacctttgttggatgcatagtttgcaaatattttctcccattctgtaggttgtctgtttactctgttgatagtttcttcttttgttgtgcagaagctctttagtttaattggatcccatttgtcaatttttgctcttgttatatttgcttttggtgtttccaTCATGAATCTCTGCCAgctcctatgtccagaatggtattgcctaggttatattccagggtttttatagttttgcatgtAAGTCTTTAGTTCATcttgagtttttttaaatgtagtgtaagaaaggggtccagtttcaatcttctgcatattgttagccagttatcccagtaccatttattgaatagacagtcctttccccattgcttgtttttgttagctttgtcaaagatcagatggttgtgtgtgtggccttatttgtggattgtctattctgttccattggttgatgTGTCACTTTTgtaccagttccatgctgttttggctactgtagtcCTGTAGTATAAAGTTGAGTATTATAacgtgatgcctctggctttgttctttttgcttaggattgccttggctatttgggctcttgtTTGATTacatatgaattaattttttttctagttctgggAAGACTATCAtcggtagtttaataggaataacaaattgctttgggcagcatggccaatttaataatactgattttttcctatccatgagcatgcaatgtttttgcatttgtttgtgtcatctctgacttctttgagtagtgctttgtaattctcattgtagaaatctttcacctccctggttagctatattcctaggtattttatgctttttgtgaATGGGAATGCCTTtctgatttgactctcagcttggctgttgttagtgtataggaatgctagtggtttttgtatgttgattttgtatactgcgACCctgctgaagttatttatcagattaaggagcttttgggttgagacattggggttttctaggtacagaatcatgtcatctgcaaacagaaatggtttgacttcctttcttcctattttaatgtcctgtatttatttcttttgcttcattGCTCTTGCCGGGACTTCCaatactctgttgaataggagtggtgagagagagcatccttgtttgtgccagttttcaaggggaatgcttccagcttttgcccattctgtatgatgttgactgtgagCTTCATAGTTGGCTGTTTTCATTTTGAGGTCGCTATTTGTCTGTTCAgagattccatttcttcctgattcagtcttaggagaatgtatgtgtccaggaatttatccatttttttccagATTGTCTAGTTTGTGGGCATACAGGTGTTTATAGAAGTCTCTGTGTGGGGTCAGTAGTAATATTTCCTTTGTTGTtcctaattgtgtttatttgaatgtTCTCTAACACtacaaaatacttagaaaatgaatatttgttgaatgaatgaagccgTTTACTGTTTTATATTTGCAGTTTAGTATTCTTTAACCTGAAGTATCAAAGTAAACTTAGAACCAATATTTGACTATGATATAATGCATTATATTATACTCCCATTAATTATCAAATGAAAGTGCACCACCCCctagacaaaatgaaaaaaattgatcaTCTGAGAATTGACAAACTCTTAAAgattatgtgtgtttttgtgaGTTGAACTGCTCAATATTCACTTGAGAAATGTGATAATGATTCCTGCTGCTTCAAATTCACATTTGAATCTCTAGAATCTTCAGAGATTTATCCCCAAAGGCAAAAAACAATATAGGGTGGCTACTATAAAATGACAAGGAATCTACATTTATAAGTGTAAGAtgattaaattttttgtttgtttgttttgagacggagtctcaccctgtcgcccaggctggagtgcagtgacgcgatctccactcattgcaacctctgcttcccgagttcaagcagttctcctgcctcagcctcccgagttgctgggagtactggtgtgcaccactgagcccagctagtttttgtatttttagagatggggtttcaccatgttggccaggctggtctcgaactcctgacctcatggtctgcccaccttcgcctccaaaagcactgggattacaggcttgagccactgcacctggccagatgattaaatttttatttcacaagGTAAGACTTTGGATTTGTGGGCGAATCTGGTgtaatgaatttcattttttccatttgagAACACTTTATTCTCTAAAGTTGTGTGTGTACTCACAAGTCACAATTAAGAAACAAGACAGATGTAATCTTGCAATTAGCTAGCAAGTAACTTTAGCTGAATTAAATTAAGTTTCTGCAGTCAATTTAGTGTGAATTAACAGGCATAAGTCAGTTTACCAAGACTCTTCATTTATCCACCCATAAGAACAGATACTCACATGGTCTTTTACTGCTGTCTAAACTTGGCACTCAGCCATAATGCTAATATAAATTAACTAACTgtgagtctcattttgtcacccaggctggagtacaatggtgtgatgttggcttactgcaacctctgcctcccagattcaagtgattctcctgcctcagcctcctgagtagctgggattacaggcatgcaccactatgcccagatactttttgtatttttagtagtgatggggtttcaccatgttggccaggctggccttgaactcttgacttcaagtgatccacccatctcagcgtcccaaagtgctaggattacaggtgtaagccaccatgcccagccaaagactgtttttttttttttggagacagggtctccctctatcaccaaggctagagtgtagtggtgcaatcatggcccactgcagccttgacctcccaggctctggtgatcctcccacctcagcctcctaagtaactgagaccacaggtgcacaccaccaagcccagctaatttttagaggcgaggttttgccatgttgcacaggttggtctcaaatttctggactcaagtgatctgtccacctcagcctcccaaagtgttgggattacagatgtgagccaccatgcctggcccaactAGACACTTCAGAGAAAGATAAGGCTGTAAGACCAGACAGCTTGGAGATGAGGGTCAAGCTGGCCATCAGCAGAGTGTCCTTGGTAAACTTCTTATATTTCTAGGCTGAAACCTTGTTCTTCTGTATATTATGTCCGAAATAATATGATTTGATTCTATAATACTTCAATTTGTTAACACTGTTATATTAGGAAATGATTTGGTTTGACTAAATATCTTAATTATGTTCTGAATATTAATCATGCAACATTTTGCATAGTGGTTAAATTGATATTTCAACCTACttgatataataatattttaactgGAAATAATAAAAGTAGTTAATCAATGTATACTAGGTGACTTCATTCATAAGCACAACTTGAAATTCCTATTTCTTCCTTGTCCTATGAAGAAAATCgtatgtctcttttaaaaaactggtGTTGTTTAAGTGGTAAACATTATAAACTATGTAACTAGCTAGGCATCTCTTTTATACATCAGTTGTACATTTCAGAGAACTGAAATGTTAATCTGTTATCTACTGATTTTCAAGTGTACTAGATTTCCTGGTAAATATTTTCCAACTATGCTATAAATGTAATGGTTATACAATTTTATACGAATTACATTGTACAATTTTATACAAATTACATTAATAACATAGTTATTATGGAAATTGACTGGATTCAAACTACGTGGGATTCAGATCTGGACTCTACCACTTGCTATGTAACCTTAGGAAACATTTTCAAACTTAGTTTccctatctataaaatggtaataataaaagtgcttaatattattttatggaaattaaaatagatacgtctgtatatataatgtatataatacaacaatatatgttatatattatatacatatagatacaaTTCTTAACCCTGAGCCAGTATTTTgataggcattcagtaaatgttagctaatatttaagttttcattaatcttacattaatatattttaatcatttttgttaTATGTACCATACCGTTTATTATTCTTGTAAgtcttatgttttaaaatctttctctttaAAGCAACTTTAagtatatttcattaaaaatacaaattgaaaagtATACACATTATTTGAAGCAATTTTTTGGTGTTTCttctaaaacagattttaaaatacagaaagactCATTATccacaaatatataaacaatgaaaccctaaggtaaaaaaaaaagtctaaactTTCCTTGAGTGATACATCTGTTCATATTAACCTTCATGTATATATTAATGAAGATGAAGCCAtcaaatttataacattttaatgtgCTGTTCTCATCATGGGTTCATTTAGTCAGCAGCTACTCCGTCTCATGGATTCCCTGAAGGACGGGAACTGCACTGCTCTGACAGGGTTCATCCTATTGGGCTTAACAGATGATCCAATCCTTCGAGTCATCCTCTTCATGATCATCCTATGCATCTACCTGGTAACCACATCTGGCAATCTCGGCATAATTATTCTTATCAGAATCTCTTCTCAGCTGCATCatcctatgtatttttttctgagtcacTTGGCTTTTGCTGACATGGCCTATTCATCTTCTGTCACACCCAACATGCTTGTAAACTTCCTGGTGGAGAGAAATACAATCTCCTACCTTGGATGTGCCATCCAGCTTGGTTCAGCGGCTTTCTTTGCGACAGTCGAATGCTTCCTTTTGGCTGCCATGGCCTATGACCGCTTTGTGGCAATTTGCAGTCCTCTGCTTTATTCAACCAAAATGTCCACACAAGTCAGTGTCCAGCTACTCTTAGTAGCTTACATGGCTGGTTTTCTCATTGCTGTCTCCTATACtacttccttctattttttactCTTCTGTGGACCAAATCaagtaaatcatttttttctgtgattttgcTCCCTTACTTGAACTCTCTTGTTCTGATATCAGTGTCTCCACAGttgttctctcattttcttctggCTCCATCATTGTGGTCACTATGTGTGTCATAGCCATCTCCTACATCTATATCCTCATCACCATCATGAAGATGTGCTCCACTGAGGGGCGCCACAAGGCCTTCTCCACCTGCACCTCCCACCTCACTGCAGTCACTCTGTTCTATGGGACCATTACATTCATTTATGTGATGCCCAAGTCCAGCTACTCAACTGACCAGAACAAGGTGGTGTCTGTGTTCTACACGGTGGTGATTCCCATGTTGAACCCCCTGATCTACAGCCTCAGGAACAAGGAGATTAAGGGGGCTCTGAAGAGAGAGCTTGGtagaaaaatattatcttaatgatgactattttttgtagaatttaaTATAATGATATCCcatagatataataataaaaggaaattgaGTGCCTGTCattgaaatatatgtttatatatagttAACTAGTACAGAGCTTTTTAATATATGCAGCTAGTGGATTTTCAGACACTAAGTAGTAAATCAGAGGTCCATAGTTAGTTACCTTTAACAAAATTAAGTTAAATGtataattaacaaaaacaaaatgtttcacaTGACAGAATACTTAATatgctaaaaattttaaaaaatgttattcacatttatttttcaaaagtagttATTTGCTGTAAGTTGAGGTTACTATACTTTAAAATCATTAAGACTGTGTCCATTTTCAACAGCAGCTTATCCTGAAATGTGTGTGATAACTAGAGTTATGACTAATTACATTCTGTGAGGAAATGACAAAGTggaaccagaaaataaaattgctaGGAACATTTTTCTTGCAGTAAGGTTATCTGTTGGGGATGGGCTTTGTGGACCCACAAAATTCTAAACTGTGTTCTTGACCTCTGAATTTGGCCTTGGATATGTGAAGTCTCTAGAAAAGTAAAGGGGAGATGCTCCTGAGTTACCTGTGGAATCCTCCATCAGGCCAAAAGAGGTGACTTCCTCTGCAGGAATCATCAGTGTTCCTGAACTCGTTAAGGATTGAGTGGAATAAACTCTTGGAGTGATTTGTTCATAGTTAGATCCACAGCCTGCTAAGGATA
The sequence above is a segment of the Theropithecus gelada isolate Dixy chromosome 14, Tgel_1.0, whole genome shotgun sequence genome. Coding sequences within it:
- the LOC112607235 gene encoding LOW QUALITY PROTEIN: olfactory receptor 5P2-like (The sequence of the model RefSeq protein was modified relative to this genomic sequence to represent the inferred CDS: deleted 1 base in 1 codon) codes for the protein MDSLKDGNCTALTGFILLGLTDDPILRVILFMIILCIYLVTTSGNLGIIILIRISSQLHHPMYFFLSHLAFADMAYSSSVTPNMLVNFLVERNTISYLGCAIQLGSAAFFATVECFLLAAMAYDRFVAICSPLLYSTKMSTQVSVQLLLVAYMAGFLIAVSYTTSFYFLLFCGPNQVNHFFCDFAPLLELSCSDISVSTVVLSFSSGSIIVVTMCVIAISYIYILITIMKMCSTEGRHKAFSTCTSHLTAVTLFYGTITFIYVMPKSSYSTDQNKVVSVFYTVVIPMLNPLIYSLRNKEIKGALKRELGRKILS